The Vicia villosa cultivar HV-30 ecotype Madison, WI unplaced genomic scaffold, Vvil1.0 ctg.000854F_1_1, whole genome shotgun sequence genome has a segment encoding these proteins:
- the LOC131631656 gene encoding uncharacterized protein LOC131631656, which produces MGLSPLQKCTSAIRMLTYGSSTDIVDEYVRIGESTAIECLERFVRGVNEVFGAEYLRRPNNNDVEHRLQMVESRGFLGMLGFIDCSNNDINVLNQSSVFNGILEGRASSVQYTINGSPYNMGYYLTDGEKRKLFAQHQESARKDVERAFGVLQSRFAIIRGSARAWHMETLKHTIYACIILHKMIVEDERHTYEGDFDYSYDNAGNNNSTTEKFNGPHPNLATRLRRRENLHEKQVHRQLQGDLVEHIWERFGHEDDEN; this is translated from the exons ATGGGTCTTTCACCATTGCAGAAGTGCACTTCTGCTATTCGTATGTTAACATATGGATCTTCTACTGACATTGTAGACGAATATGTTCGAATTGGTGAAAGCACTGCAATTGAGTGCTTAGAGAGATTCGTAAGGGGCGTGAATGAGGTATTTGGGGCCGAGTATTTGAGAAGGCCTAATAACAATGATGTTGAACATCGTTTACAAATGGTGGAGTCGCGTGGATTTCTAGGCATGCTAGGTTTCATTGATT GTTCGAACAATGACATTAATGTGTTAAACCAATCCAGTGTGTTTAATGGTATTTTGGAAGGACGTGCTTCTAGTGTGCAATATACAATCAATGGATCTCCATATAATATGGGGTATTATTTAACGGATG GAGAAAAgagaaaactatttgcacaacacCAAGAATCAGCTAGAAAGGATGTGGAACGGGCATTTGGAGTGCTTCAATCTCGTTTTGCAATAATACGTGGTTCAGCGCGTGCTTGGCACATGGAAACCCTCAAGCATACCATATACGCTTGCATCATATTGCACAAAATGATTGTCGAAGACGAACGACATACATATGAAGGTGATTTTGATTACTCTTACGATAATGCAGGTAACAACAACTCAACGACTGAAAAATTTAACGGTCCTCATCCGAATCTTGCAACAAGACTACGAAGAAGAGAAAATCTTCATGAAAAACAAGTTCATCGCCAACTTCAAGGAGATCTAGTCGAGCATATTTGGGAACGTTTTGGACATGAGGACGATGAAAATTAA